A single window of Danaus plexippus chromosome 31, MEX_DaPlex, whole genome shotgun sequence DNA harbors:
- the LOC116778368 gene encoding uncharacterized protein LOC116778368: MESHLHDVNIVHNVKLDPHLHDVQVSHIKMDSHLMHEAVPHNIKMDMHDGSHNVKLDLHEVPISHNIKMDGHVHEVPVTHIGHMNQNNQLQQQNVTQNVETEPENLLKPRMEKKKKEAIDGQAREIIYKVIKFFESEKQNRGYAFPVENVVKRACAATGLSESTIKRIKREGIRAEATHTKMAGPKKKRVRKTKVQLDYFQLCALRGIVNSYSMRKEVPTLGKILTAAKHELNYRGGKESLRLILLNKLGIKFKKCEKKNKKPPEPNQGAAIQPMPNVMSHLPMQQMKPENQCIYSNMMPQVPPVSY; encoded by the coding sequence ATGGAGAGTCACCTGCATGATGTAAATATAGTACATAATGTGAAACTAGATCCCCATTTACACGATGTCCAAgtttctcatataaaaatggATTCTCATTTAATGCATGAGGCGGTCCCTCACAACATAAAGATGGATATGCACGACGGTTCGCACAACGTTAAACTTGACCTCCACGAAGTTCCTATATCACATAACATCAAAATGGACGGTCACGTTCACGAGGTGCCAGTCACACACATAGGTCATATGAACCAAAACAATCAGTTACAACAACAGAACGTCACACAAAACGTGGAGACGGAACCGGAGAATCTGCTGAAGCCGCGAATGgagaagaaaaagaaagaaGCCATCGACGGACAAGctagagaaataatttacaaagttaTCAAGTTCTTTGAGAGTGAAAAACAGAACAGAGGTTACGCGTTCCCGGTTGAAAATGTAGTTAAAAGGGCCTGTGCGGCCACCGGCCTGTCTGAGAGCACTATAAAGAGGATTAAACGGGAAGGTATCAGAGCTGAGGCGACACACACAAAAATGGCTGGCCCGAAGAAGAAGAGAGTCCGGAAAACTAAAGTCCAACTGGATTATTTCCAACTGTGTGCGCTACGAGGCATTGTTAACAGCTACAGTATGAGAAAAGAGGTACCTACCTTAGGCAAAATACTAACAGCGGCCAAACACGAACTGAATTACAGAGGTGGCAAGGAATCTCTCAGGCTAATATTACTAAACAAGCTAGGTATTAAGTTTAAGAAGTgcgaaaagaaaaataaaaaacctccGGAGCCCAATCAGGGGGCGGCAATTCAGCCGATGCCAAATGTTATGTCACATTTGCCAATGCAGCAAATGAAACCAGAGAACCAATGTATTTATAGCAATATGATGCCCCAGGTGCCCCCCGTCTCATATTGA